The following nucleotide sequence is from Mugil cephalus isolate CIBA_MC_2020 chromosome 18, CIBA_Mcephalus_1.1, whole genome shotgun sequence.
AATGTGGAGTGTGAGCCCATTAAAAGATCAGCCGTTCATTATGACGGAAGCTGAGAGATGACATCAGGCAGGGTCACAGTACTTCGTGCTACCTGATGAAtacatgacacattttattaCGGCATTATCATCATTATGGTACAAGCCACTAAATCAACGGCAAGCAAAGCTTAGCTGAAAAATGAGAGTTGCAGTGATTATCAGATAAACAGCAGTGAGTAtgttcacagctgctttcactgGTGGAAATCCATGACACAAGTGAACCATATATAAAGGACGAAGCCTGAcgcaggcacacaaacaaaaacagtttggctaaaaaaaacatgaaaaacgggacaaggtgttgacatggtgacgaACTGGTAAAGTATCTGTGCAATGCACTGgcacaagcctgatccacagaggcccctcccctcatccccataggacccaaaggccccaactaacaacatcctgttaccagacaccacgggacacactcagaagacccatgtccattctttgatgaactgttttggagggagaagggagacctacacaatattaggaaggtggtcataataaaTTGGGTTATATTTTTTTGGCTGGGGACTGTGACTCCCAGgactttttacacttttttattgattaaataaacataaagctTGAACACAACGCACACTGTTTATTCTTATTACTTGTTGTTGTCTTGACCCTGATCTGGCAATAAGGCCCAATCATCATATAATCATCACTCACAGCAGATACAAAAGAGTCTGAAGCTCAAAACTGAAGGACTTTCTATGAACATCACAAATAACTTCATACCCTTGTAGTTAAAGAGTACCTTACATAATCTGCTGTACACAATTTGAGTTGTGTTATTTCGCTTCATATAGAAATGCCTTTTCAAATATTGTATTCATAAGCTGGGCCTGAGGAAGGTTTGAACGGATCTTGTTTTGTCCAGCTGTCCAGGAAATTCCAACTGTATGGATGTCTCATGGGATCTATTGAGACTATTTTTATGTACTGCTTTGTGTTGCCTCCATGCAGCGAGGCTATAGGGCGTGAACACTTCTATACATGAACACATTCAATGAGCTCCAGCAGGACTTGGACAACATGCTGAGACAAACTATGAAATATCTCAAGCGTTGATTTAAAAGTCACTCAACAAAGGAAACTTTCGCAGGAAAATACCGCACTCTAGTGGTTTAATAAGGCAATAGAAGCGCTAATCACCATTGGTATGTGCTGTAGATGTAAAATTATATGAAAGGGTAAATATTTCTACTTCATGAAAGTAATACAACATCATAGATTTAATAGCTTTGTTCTAAACTagaaaaaaacttcaaaaaccCTAGAAACAAAACACGAGGTTACACCATACAGTGTAagccatcaatcaatcaatagaAATTCACCAAATGACCTCTTTAAGTTAATAGTTAATAAAATCACATTACATCTAGATCTAGGTTAACCCTcacacctgattttaaaatcGTGATGTGGTTAcaattaagggacaaaagtgtcctcttcaaaaacgccctattttattttattattattattttttaaataaaaacatgattaaTTTCTGCCTTTTAAACCTTTATATGCCAGTATTTGTGATGgcatcaatttatttatttgtttatttatttattcgttttgttttttgtttttgtttttttctaaaacacacacaaaacttggaatattttcaaaaatcaaaatgcaaagtggatttttcttgggaAGGATTATTAGGGCCTTGGGCATATCAATGGTTAATAGCAACAatgattttgatggatttttatttattttgtagtggATAAGTTTCAAATATCAaaatctgctaaaaaaaaaaaaaatacacacctttGCCGAATATGATAGTAAAAAGCATAATGGCCACTAAAacgtcaaataaataataataaaatggaaaaggacacttttaTCCCTGTCAGGACATGAGGGTTAACTAAGAGCTTTTGATATAAAGGATGGAGGTGCTACCCAGCAAGAGATAGGTGTTATGTGGAAGAAGGCAACTAATTTGTTATGAATggagataaaatataattatgtcGCCCACTGGATGAGCACTGAGCAAAATACAGAGCTAAATGATATACTGGTTACACATGGCGTAGCTGGAAGAAATGTATTGTAATGTATGTATCTCCacttttttcaccatttttggTCAGGGCAGCTCTGAACCTGGTGTGTGTAGTTGTTACATGACTGTAATTGACTCATGGCACATTTTCATCCATTTCACGGTCAGCTTTGAAAGTGATATGACAGCCGGACAATCTGTTTTAACCCGTGACTCAACAGTTGTATGATTGCATTTGATGTCCGTGCAGCAGTAAGCCCCTGTTTACAGCAATGACTACAATACCAACTGTTGTCTGACCCAAGTTTGACTGTCAGTATCTATAATTAGCCAACCTCTCAACATTTTTTCCTCTATTGTTCTGGTTTTATTAGATAACattccttttattgtttgttcagTTTACCTTACCTGGCATCTCAACTTTCCCCTTTCAATCAAAATCCAACCAGGAAGGCtgcaaaaacatatttaacaccAATATAATGTAAATACGCTAATGTAAGTaccacatgtttacattttgttaattgTAAAAATTACAAGCATTTAATGGCAAACTGTAATTTTACTTCAAACCAATAACAATAATGTGGTGAAAACTCTTATGTTCATCTCACAAACATACAATGATGGGAATGGGAATGTGTGCTATTACATGACAATTTAATTTTTGTCCCCAAAACTATCTGGTCCTAATTGCGCAAAGCGAAGGAGGAtgtgttctttctttccttaAAAGGGCATATTCAGGAATGTCAACGCAGGCAAAGGGAGTGTCTGTGGAAGTTACAATTACGCTTTTGAGGGGTGCAAAGATAAATTATGTATATTGTTAGCAAGAAAATGTGGATAATTTCGATAAATTATCAAACTATTTTAGATTTACTGGTcacattagttttatttaaactaaaactaaacattagttctcattaaattaaatagaataGGTGTTTATTTCGCAGTTACCCCTATTTATTTCAGATGGTTTGTTCTGTCTTATTATCAGGAAGTGAAGGGCGGTGGTTGAGAAAAAGAGCAGCATCGGGCTAGCTGAccagtttctgtttgttgtcaggtaaGATGCTTcaaactctttgtttttcttcccctctgttAATTGCCTACATTATACCTGTTTACCACGTTTGTACCACACGGTTATATTttccgttgttgttgttttgttatgtgAACAGCTCGTCAACGAACCAGTTTTATTGCTCCGTTTGATAGCTGTTAGCTGCGTAGCTAAAAGCGCGATCGCTAACGCAGAGGTGTCAAATGTATGGCTAATAAAGAGGTATTTTCCGAGTTCAAGAGTAGTTATTAGCATTACAAAGATGAGAATATACCAATAGACTTAGTGTTTTTCAGTTGCTTGGTGTTCAACATTAGTGGTTAATGTGGGTTAAAAATAGGCCGCAGACCATTAAGACGGTGCAGGTACGTAATCGTACGCTTTGAGGTGTGGTGGCGAAACTAATTAACAGGAAGATGAACAGTTTTTATTAGTTAATGGTTGAGTTGGTACAGCTTATAAAATGCGCAACATTAGCAATAGAAAGTGTTGGTTATAAacaatgtgcatttttttattggaaacatttgcatttgtaaGTTTATTGATTACTCGGTTAACTACTCAATAGGCGTTTAATGATTCAGTCATTTCGATAGTCGGTTAATTAGTCGTGTTTTTAAGGTGGAAAATAACAGCCCCATTGTGGTTTTATACATCCTGTCTTAAACTGCTTAAATAGATTGCTCTTCTTTGTCTTCCGCTTTTAAAGCTAAGAAGCATTTTCAATGTGCATGCGTTTAGGAAAGTGGGCATTAATTCACGTAACTTTAATGCAGCCCCTGTAATTACCAGGATCCTGGACATTATCAGTCCACATCGCCATGACTACAGTACATCCGGCCCAGCTGTAGATGGTCAATTTTCCATGAACACAAAATGGCAAAATCTCAAGTGTCGGACAACTTGCATGTAGCTTAAAGATATTGCCTCATATGGGCATCTGTCCTCACATCACTTACTTTTCTCTGTGAAGGCAGTGAGTTGATCAGCCTGgaaatatttccatttataGCTCAGTGAGAGGGACACCACACCAGGGAGTCACTGCCAGAGGATTTAATTAGGCTACTGCTGTGTTCGACACATCGCAGATAAAATCTTACTTTGAGTAGCACCATTGATCTACTTTGCCTATCTTTTAGATTATGTTCCTCTCTGTTGTGGCTTTGTTCTGCACTGTACAAAGATGAATTGAACTGTAtgtttagttagttgattactCAAAGttatttctttggtttgtttgcttaaagtcatttagaagaaaataaaatgaatgctgTACTTGTATTTTCTGACCAAGAACTGTATAAACACGACAGCACCATGACAGCACAGTCAGGTTGTTGTTCACCAGTTATGTTAAGATTGATGTTTAATAATGTTACTCTTTGCTAAGCTATGCTGTCACAGTAGCAATGCAGAAACAGGGTAAAtaacaagtttttcttttttgcaaccacagaaataaagcaTTCACAATGTCGAGCAAAAGAGCTAAGGGAAAGACCACAAAGAAGCGTCCTCAGCGCGCCACCTCCAATGTCTTCGCCATGTTTGACCAGTCTCAAATTCAGGAGTTCAAGGAGGCCTTCAACATGATCGACCAGAACCGTGATGGGTTTGTTGACAAAGAGGATCTCCACGACATGCTTGCCTCACTGGGTGAGTGAGAATCTCTGtcaatattaattcattaaaagatGTAAACACTACTGCACTGTACTTATGTGGGTGTGAACCTTTCATTTGTTGTGTTAGAACTAGTTCTACATGCAATcttatttgaattttaaaaccATCTGGGTTTTGGGGGGaaagttgtttttgaaaatggtAGCGAGGAAAAAGTAGAGTTGAAAAGGGTCTAAACTAACTAATAACCGGATTACTTTGCAATCTGATGCCTtcaaatgctgctgctgcttaaagCTCAAACTTGAAGAGCACAAAGTTATATTTCATATAGGTTTACCTCCCATTTTATCACACAGCCTGTTGAACTATATTATGCCCATTTTATTCATGCAGGGAAAAACCCAAATGAAGACTACCTGGAGGCCATGATGAACGAAGCTCCAGGACCCATTAACTTCACCATGTTCCTCACCATGTTTGGAGAGAAACTCAATGGCACAGACCCTGAGGATGTGATCAGAAATGCGTTCGCTTGCTTTGATGAGGAGGGGACAGGTAAATCACGTCCTGTTGACACACAAATATCAAGCTGTAATACCAAGATGTCAGATAATTTCTGCCTTTATAAAGTCAGATGTGGTCATTGTCTAACTCTAAACAAAAGGACATTCTTCAGATGTTTCTGATCCAAGCCTTATCTGATCAAAGTCGTGTTTTCTCTCCCCTGCAGGTTTCATCCAGGAAGATTACCTCAGAGAGCTGCTCACAACAATGGGTGACCGGTTTACAGATGAGGAGGTGGACGAGCTCTTCAGGGAGGCCCCCATCGACAAGAAGAGTAACTTCAACTATGTGGAGTTCACGCGCATTCTAAAGCACGGTGCCAAGGATAAGGACGATTGAGGAGCCGTGCCAGCATTTTCCTGTGAAGCGCCTCCGCCTTTCTACCGTCGGCTAGATCACGATGCTGCATGTCCCAGCTCTCAACAGTTATAAAACCCAGtttaaacaaaccaaagcaATAAATTTTCACTCTGTTTGCTGTGAACTTCCAGTATTGCCAAATTTACATGTCTctgatgaaaggaaaaaaaaaaaatctgccataTAAAGATGTAAAAAGTGGCAGCACTTTGGAAGTTCTAAGGGATAAGTTTTTGCCATTCATGTGATCAGGTTCAGCtggatttttacattttataatataaactttttaaataaagcccTCTATCAAGTTGTACTTTGCTGTTTCCCTTCCATAAATGACGACTGAAATAAGTGttattctgtctttattttctctgagGTAAAACCAAAGCTCTCGTGCACCATTTTCCCCTTATCTGGAGTTTGTCAAGTCTTGACAGGTGTGTTCTCCCACCATAACAAACTCATCCAGCATGTACTGACTAGCATTAGCCGAATTCTTTCTGCAAAAGGGTGAACACACTGAAGGCTTCTGGGGAAACCTGTTGTGGCTGAATAGAAACTCTTATATCTCataataaaaatctttattgAGTAGATATGAGAACAATGAGCCATCAGATAAGAATGATAAAGGTAATTCCATCCTATGATGACTGCTCATTTCttcaacacaatgaaaactacAATGGTTAGCTCTGAAGTTGGTGAACATGCTGTGGTCTTAGTAGTTGCATCGTAGGTCAAATTAATTGTGGATTATTTTCCTAGAGTTCGACCCTCAAGgtttatgttaaaaatatatttagaatgcataaaacctttaaataatCCTACAATATTGATCCTTTTGAGTTGGAGTCATGGATCACATCGCCCTCTAGTGGCTGAATTGAAGTTTCCAACTGCATGGTGCTGCCTTCACTTACTGCCCAAAGACATAGGAACCAGAGCGTATGATTTAGCAAGGAGGCGATGGTATGAAAGTACTTTTTAAGATGCcatgataaaaatatttatttaaactgcgTTTACACTTCCCTTAGTTAAGATCATTCTTACAGTTTGTGAGGTATAaggtttgtatttattcatgaaacGCCGGGTCAATTCATTGACTTGTTAAATTACCCAATGCCACATATTTGCGTGGTGACCTGAACGCCTCACGCTCGTGCCGGAAGCACGTTTAATATCATCCGTGCGCTCAGCGTTTTGTTTAACTGGAGGTCCACCAGGTATGAGTTCTACCAGTTTCATCGTGTCATGCATTGTATTTGtcatataatgtatatttatcactCCGAGCTCAAGTGTCGGCATCACGACTAGTAAACAACCGGAGCAGAACCGCGACTCTTGTAGTAGCAGGAAGCTAACAGCTATTAGCCTCCAAGGTTGGTTAGTTAACAgtaaagatggagggaggacgATGAGGACTCCCACTGCGCGTGGTTTTGCTAAATTGCGTTCGTCAAACTGATTTTAGTGCAGTTTAATTCAGCCAAGTTTGATCTCAACGGGGCTGAACCAGTAACGCAATAACGTAGTGgcctataaataacgacaactctaAATGTTCCCGTTTGTTTAAGTGCAAAGAAGCACAttgtgaaagtgtttacataTAATCCTCCCATTACTTTCCGTTTTTTTAACATCCTCATAATTATtttacagaataataatctATATTATCTAGTGTCCGTGCCAGTGTGCCTgttaaattaggaaaatccATTAAATataatgacaagaaaaaacaaaaaaacaattagagATCTAATACATTGCATGGggacatttctaaagaaaaataattactgtttagttctaggtctcagtgttgtgttatatCCACAACTcgaacctttttgtttttttgttgtttgccacTCAGCGGGGACGGAGGAGTCCTGGACCGGGGTCATGGTTCTGAGGCTGGTCCAGAGGTTCCCACTGCTCAGGCAGTCCTGGATCCAGCATTACCCCACTGGGCTTTTCTGCCCGCCCAGGCTCCAGAGCGTCAAAACCGTGGATCGGCCCTTGTGTGTAGCCTGCCTGTGCACATCAGCCGCCCGGTGTATCCGGATACAGGGATGCCAGAAGCTAAAGCGATCCTCTGGGATAAGGACCCTGACCACCATCATTAGGGAACCCTGTTTTGTTGCCAGCAGCTCTGTAGGTCTTCACCGAGATTCAGTTCCTCGGTTCCGTCTGACCCAGCTGCACCGACCCACCGCTGCAGAGGAGCAGGGTTTTCAGGATGAACTCTcgacctgctcctcctcccggCAGGTCCTCAAACTTCTTTGCTCAGTGGAGATGCTATCTGACACCATGGCCGCTGCAGCGCTTCACCGCGTGGCCGACCTAGAGCGGGAGGATAGCGCGCTGAAAGATCCCACGGTGCTGGAGAAGGACTCCATCAAGGGCCTGTGCTTCCAGCTGGAGCAAGACTCTGGACGTCTGACGGATGCCGGGCTGGTGTCGGCTCTCCTGGCCTGCACGCGCCTCTACGTGGATCCCCAGAGCACGCTGATGGTGCGGCTGGTGTCCGAGAGCCGGGCCAGGCTGGACACGGGGAAGATGAGTGTAGAGCAGCTGTGCACGCTGGGACAGGCGACGCTGGCCATGGAGGGTCCAGGCAGCGCGGCCCTGGAACAGGTGATGGAGCAAATTCAGAGGCAAGGGCCGGCCCAGTGGAGCATATCACAACTCGTTGCTGTTTATAGACTTCTTCAAGGTAGCGTGGGTGAAGAAGGGAAGTACAGGGACTTGCTGAATGACATGCACGCCCGCGCTGTGACTGCCACCTCCAGCATGGATCCTGCCGCCGTTAGCGGGCTGCTTAATGCT
It contains:
- the myl12.1 gene encoding myosin, light chain 12, genome duplicate 1, yielding MSSKRAKGKTTKKRPQRATSNVFAMFDQSQIQEFKEAFNMIDQNRDGFVDKEDLHDMLASLGKNPNEDYLEAMMNEAPGPINFTMFLTMFGEKLNGTDPEDVIRNAFACFDEEGTGFIQEDYLRELLTTMGDRFTDEEVDELFREAPIDKKSNFNYVEFTRILKHGAKDKDD